A single region of the Azospirillum fermentarium genome encodes:
- a CDS encoding DegQ family serine endoprotease, translating to MSLLAASVTTALVLTVAPAGLVPAAAQARTAPASFADLSEKLLPAVVNISSTQAAPQRQQGQRPELPQFPPGSPFEEFFKDFFDRHGGGGGGQPQDQQQQRKSTSLGSGFIIDAVNGYVVTNNHVIQDADEITVILHDDTNIKAELVGRDNKTDLALLKIKTSHPLTAVGFGDSDAMRVGDWVLAIGNPFGLGGTVTAGIISARARDINAGPYDDFLQTDAAINRGNSGGPMFNMNGEVIGINTAIFSPSGGSVGIGFAIPANIARTVVAQLKEFGHTRRGWLGVRIQSVTPEIAESLGLEGNKGALVASVTPGGPAAESGILAGDVVLKFDGKEIGEMRRLPRVVAETPIGKAAPVEVWRKGKLQTVQVKVGELEAAEESGLLTNQPDDKKQTPAQPPKTTDLLGLKLTGITPDLRQQYELKPEQKGVLVTDVQSGTPAAEKGIRPGDVIIELSQEEVKAPADVAAKVQKAREQNRKSVLLLIERQGDLRFVALPLNQG from the coding sequence GTGTCGCTCCTGGCCGCGTCCGTCACCACAGCCTTGGTGCTGACCGTCGCCCCCGCCGGGCTGGTCCCCGCCGCGGCCCAGGCCCGCACCGCCCCCGCCAGCTTCGCCGACCTGTCGGAAAAGCTGCTGCCGGCGGTGGTCAACATCTCCAGCACCCAGGCGGCCCCCCAGCGCCAGCAGGGCCAGCGCCCGGAACTGCCGCAGTTCCCGCCCGGCTCGCCGTTCGAGGAGTTTTTCAAGGACTTCTTCGACCGCCACGGCGGGGGGGGCGGTGGCCAGCCGCAGGACCAGCAGCAGCAGCGCAAGTCCACCTCGCTGGGGTCGGGCTTCATCATCGACGCCGTGAACGGCTATGTGGTCACCAACAACCACGTGATCCAGGACGCCGACGAGATCACGGTGATCCTGCATGACGACACCAACATCAAGGCCGAGCTGGTCGGGCGCGACAACAAGACCGATCTGGCGCTGCTGAAGATCAAGACCAGCCACCCGCTGACCGCCGTCGGCTTCGGCGACAGCGACGCCATGCGCGTGGGCGACTGGGTTCTGGCCATCGGCAACCCGTTCGGGCTGGGCGGCACGGTGACCGCGGGCATCATTTCCGCCCGCGCCCGCGACATCAACGCCGGCCCCTATGACGACTTCCTCCAGACCGACGCCGCCATCAACCGCGGCAATTCCGGCGGCCCCATGTTCAACATGAACGGGGAAGTCATCGGCATCAACACCGCCATCTTCTCGCCCTCCGGCGGGTCGGTGGGCATCGGCTTCGCCATCCCGGCCAACATCGCCCGCACGGTGGTGGCCCAGCTCAAGGAATTCGGCCACACCCGCCGAGGCTGGCTGGGTGTGCGCATCCAGAGCGTGACCCCGGAAATCGCCGAGAGCCTGGGGCTGGAAGGCAACAAGGGCGCGCTGGTCGCCTCCGTCACCCCCGGCGGGCCGGCGGCGGAATCGGGCATCCTGGCCGGCGACGTGGTGCTGAAGTTCGACGGCAAGGAGATCGGCGAGATGCGCCGCCTGCCGCGCGTGGTGGCCGAAACCCCCATCGGCAAGGCCGCCCCCGTCGAGGTGTGGCGCAAGGGCAAGCTCCAGACCGTGCAGGTCAAGGTGGGCGAGCTGGAAGCGGCGGAGGAATCCGGCCTGCTGACCAACCAGCCCGACGACAAGAAGCAGACCCCGGCCCAGCCGCCCAAGACCACCGACCTGCTGGGTCTGAAGCTGACCGGCATCACCCCCGACCTGCGCCAGCAGTACGAGCTGAAGCCGGAGCAGAAGGGCGTGCTGGTGACCGACGTGCAGAGCGGCACGCCCGCGGCGGAAAAGGGCATCCGCCCCGGCGACGTCATCATCGAGCTGAGCCAGGAAGAGGTGAAGGCCCCCGCCGACGTGGCCGCCAAGGTCCAGAAGGCCCGTGAGCAGAACCGCAAGTCGGTGCTGCTGCTGATCGAGCGCCAGGGCGACCTGCGCTTCGTCGCCCTGCCGCTGAACCAGGGCTGA
- the hflC gene encoding protease modulator HflC, giving the protein MSRSLFAAGIGLIAVAVLASASLFTVNETQQALVLQFGEPRRVIKEPGLKAKIPFIQNVVILDRRVLDLDPPVEQVILADQKRLDVDAFARYRIHNPLRFYQTVSNEVRAENRMNSIVNSALRRVLGSVTLLAVLSEERARVMNDIRAQVNAEAQDLGIEIVDVRIRRADLPEETSQSIFARMRSEREREAAEARAQGQEQSQQIRSRAERERTVLLAEAQRDAQKLRGEGDNQALRIIADATASDTQFYTYYRSLEAYRKTMGKGDTTYVLSPDSPFFRFFRDSPVPTGGAAPAAPAPAPAP; this is encoded by the coding sequence ATGAGCCGCTCCCTTTTCGCCGCCGGCATCGGGCTGATCGCCGTGGCCGTGCTGGCCTCCGCCTCCCTCTTCACCGTGAACGAGACCCAGCAGGCGCTGGTGCTGCAGTTCGGCGAGCCGCGCCGGGTCATCAAGGAACCGGGGCTGAAGGCCAAGATCCCCTTCATCCAGAACGTGGTGATCCTGGACCGCCGGGTGCTGGACCTGGACCCGCCGGTGGAACAGGTCATCCTGGCCGACCAGAAGCGTCTGGACGTGGACGCCTTCGCCCGCTACCGCATCCACAACCCGTTGCGCTTCTACCAGACGGTCAGCAACGAGGTGCGGGCGGAAAACCGCATGAACAGCATTGTCAACTCGGCGCTCCGCCGGGTGCTGGGCAGCGTGACGCTGCTGGCCGTGCTGTCGGAGGAACGCGCCCGCGTGATGAACGACATCCGCGCCCAGGTGAACGCCGAGGCGCAGGATCTGGGTATCGAGATCGTGGACGTGCGCATCCGCCGCGCCGACCTGCCGGAAGAGACCAGCCAGTCGATCTTCGCCCGCATGCGCTCCGAACGCGAACGCGAAGCCGCCGAGGCCCGCGCCCAGGGCCAGGAACAGTCGCAGCAGATCCGCTCGCGCGCCGAGCGCGAACGCACCGTGCTGCTGGCCGAGGCCCAGCGCGACGCCCAGAAGCTGCGCGGCGAGGGCGACAACCAGGCGCTGCGCATCATCGCCGATGCCACGGCCTCCGACACGCAGTTCTACACCTACTACCGTTCGCTGGAAGCGTACCGGAAGACCATGGGCAAGGGCGACACCACCTATGTCCTGTCGCCCGACAGCCCGTTCTTCCGCTTCTTCCGCGATTCACCCGTGCCCACGGGCGGGGCGGCTCCCGCCGCGCCGGCCCCGGCTCCGGCCCCCTGA
- a CDS encoding MarR family winged helix-turn-helix transcriptional regulator — protein sequence MSGDLRARRVGTIGILLQDTARAWRLALDRRLHPLGLSQAKWRALVLVKRLGEGIAQKELAEHLGVEGPTLVRLLDRLEADGWVERRLCPDDRRGRRIHLLPRAHAVLARIEAIAMGLRHELLADVTDTDLEAMERALLSIRRRVDHAAHGQTGEGQP from the coding sequence ATGAGCGGCGATTTACGGGCACGACGGGTCGGGACCATCGGCATCCTGCTTCAGGACACCGCGCGGGCGTGGCGGCTGGCGCTCGACCGCCGGCTGCATCCGCTGGGTCTGAGCCAGGCGAAATGGCGCGCTCTGGTGCTGGTGAAGCGGCTGGGTGAGGGCATCGCGCAAAAGGAACTGGCCGAGCATCTGGGGGTGGAGGGGCCGACGCTCGTCCGCCTGCTCGACCGGCTGGAGGCGGACGGGTGGGTGGAGCGGCGGCTGTGCCCCGACGACCGCCGGGGCCGCCGCATCCACCTGCTTCCCCGCGCACACGCCGTGCTGGCGCGGATCGAAGCCATCGCCATGGGCCTGCGTCACGAACTGCTGGCCGACGTCACCGACACGGATCTGGAGGCCATGGAACGGGCGCTGCTGTCCATCCGCCGCCGGGTGGACCATGCCGCGCACGGCCAGACCGGGGAGGGTCAGCCGTGA
- a CDS encoding ArsC/Spx/MgsR family protein, which yields MADVIFYEKPGCAGNARQRRLLEDAGHRLEVRDLLTAPWTADSLRPFFGTAPVADWFNRAAPAVKAGEVVPETLDADAALAILTERPLLIRRPLMQVGEERRCGFDADAVNAWIGLAPGSASGNLEGCARSGMPPCPAPAKAEA from the coding sequence ATGGCCGACGTGATCTTCTATGAAAAGCCCGGCTGCGCCGGCAACGCCCGCCAGCGCCGCCTGTTGGAAGACGCCGGGCACCGGCTGGAGGTGCGCGATCTGCTGACCGCACCGTGGACGGCGGACAGCCTGCGTCCCTTCTTCGGCACCGCCCCGGTGGCCGACTGGTTCAACCGCGCCGCCCCGGCGGTAAAGGCGGGAGAGGTGGTGCCGGAAACCCTGGACGCCGATGCCGCACTGGCCATCCTGACCGAACGCCCGCTGCTGATCCGCCGCCCGCTGATGCAGGTGGGGGAGGAGCGCCGCTGCGGCTTCGACGCCGATGCGGTCAACGCCTGGATCGGGCTGGCCCCCGGTTCCGCCTCCGGCAATCTGGAGGGCTGCGCGCGGTCCGGCATGCCGCCGTGCCCGGCCCCGGCCAAGGCCGAGGCGTAA
- a CDS encoding DHA2 family efflux MFS transporter permease subunit: protein MSAANEHATRQHPDWKATAAAIVGTASVVMAATILNVALAPLMGVFAVDQPTIQWLVTGFLAAMTTAMLVSAWSVERFGIRATYIAAMAVFVVGSVIGAVAPGMGWLIAARVLQGAAAGIVQPLGMLVVFHAFPPGQQGRGFGLYGLGVILSPAAAPVLGGLLVDLVSWRATFLAAVPFCLMGMALARAHLPGRHPSETPPRPLDVAGLVLLAGTLAVLLWALSRGLQIGWTIPAVQGGLVTGAVGLAAFLGWEMRCKAPLLKLAVFRSAPFVGGFLLTVAVGGGLYASTYLIPLYLQQVLGMTPSGAGLVLMPAGLAMAATFPFAGRMADRLPPAVPVVLGAALFALSCGLLAMAGAGPAVPWLVVWILLGRVGLGLIMPSATAGSLARLDRADVPQASGAMNFGRQLGGSLCVSLISIVFTAAAGTHADGFALLDAAGQRLALAHGYQVAFAVLAVVQVVALAALGLTRR, encoded by the coding sequence GTGAGCGCCGCCAACGAACACGCCACCCGCCAGCACCCGGATTGGAAGGCCACCGCCGCCGCCATCGTCGGCACCGCGTCGGTGGTGATGGCGGCCACCATCCTGAACGTGGCGCTGGCGCCGCTGATGGGGGTGTTCGCGGTGGACCAGCCGACCATCCAATGGCTGGTCACCGGATTCCTGGCCGCCATGACCACCGCCATGCTGGTCAGCGCCTGGAGCGTGGAGCGGTTCGGCATCCGCGCCACCTACATCGCCGCCATGGCGGTGTTCGTCGTGGGATCGGTGATAGGGGCTGTGGCGCCGGGCATGGGCTGGCTGATCGCCGCGCGGGTGCTGCAGGGGGCGGCGGCGGGGATCGTGCAGCCGCTGGGCATGCTGGTGGTGTTCCACGCCTTTCCGCCGGGGCAGCAGGGGCGGGGCTTCGGCCTCTATGGGCTGGGGGTGATCCTGTCGCCCGCCGCCGCCCCGGTGCTGGGGGGATTGCTGGTGGATCTGGTGTCGTGGCGGGCCACGTTCCTGGCCGCGGTGCCGTTCTGCCTGATGGGCATGGCGCTGGCCCGGGCCCATCTGCCGGGGCGGCACCCGTCGGAAACCCCGCCCCGCCCGCTGGACGTGGCGGGGCTGGTGCTGCTGGCCGGCACGCTGGCGGTGCTGCTGTGGGCGCTGTCCCGCGGCCTGCAGATCGGCTGGACCATCCCGGCGGTGCAGGGCGGGCTGGTGACCGGGGCCGTGGGGCTGGCCGCCTTCCTGGGGTGGGAGATGCGGTGCAAGGCGCCGCTGCTGAAACTGGCGGTGTTCCGCTCCGCCCCCTTCGTCGGCGGCTTTCTGCTGACGGTGGCGGTGGGGGGCGGGCTGTACGCCTCCACCTACCTCATCCCGCTCTATCTGCAGCAGGTGCTGGGGATGACGCCCAGCGGGGCGGGGCTGGTGCTGATGCCGGCGGGGCTGGCCATGGCCGCCACCTTCCCCTTTGCCGGGCGCATGGCCGACCGCCTGCCGCCGGCGGTGCCGGTGGTGCTGGGGGCGGCGCTGTTCGCCCTGTCCTGCGGGCTGCTGGCCATGGCCGGCGCCGGGCCGGCGGTGCCGTGGCTGGTGGTGTGGATTCTGCTGGGCCGGGTGGGGCTGGGCCTCATCATGCCTTCGGCCACCGCCGGATCGCTGGCCCGGCTGGACCGCGCCGACGTGCCACAGGCGTCGGGGGCGATGAATTTCGGGCGGCAGTTGGGCGGGTCGCTGTGCGTCAGCCTGATTTCCATCGTCTTCACCGCCGCCGCCGGCACCCACGCCGACGGCTTCGCCCTGCTGGACGCCGCCGGCCAGCGGCTGGCGCTGGCTCACGGGTATCAGGTGGCGTTCGCGGTGCTGGCCGTGGTGCAGGTGGTGGCGTTGGCGGCGCTGGGGCTGACGCGGCGGTAA
- a CDS encoding NAD(+)--dinitrogen-reductase ADP-D-ribosyltransferase — MADGGEIRDVHGRVVDPDSPLALRGHRTNRVGIPAQILCTTDFNDQPRTLRIHGTRFTHASLFDGLDAVPDADFAADLFMSYMEETFDLHADFSGSQGADGKRRFRASYLRLLKGWMFDSNAAEGAVLKGWVESRFGLLPTYHGELIRRFASEAWQHYAEQKHSTRFHNNHIHLQLDLLYEYCQWWIRRGWPCAPMPARAQTIRLYRGVNNFEEHHIVARPDKRTAVLRLNNLSSFSIDRDIAGQFGDYILEAQVPVVKIVFFRDIIPRYPFQGEGEYLVVGGDYRVTVSLL; from the coding sequence ATGGCCGACGGCGGTGAGATCAGGGATGTGCATGGGCGCGTGGTGGACCCGGATTCACCGCTGGCCCTGCGCGGACACCGCACCAACCGGGTCGGCATCCCGGCCCAGATCCTGTGCACCACCGATTTCAACGACCAGCCGCGCACGCTGCGCATCCACGGCACCCGCTTCACCCACGCCTCCCTGTTCGACGGGCTGGACGCGGTGCCCGACGCCGATTTCGCCGCCGATCTCTTCATGAGCTACATGGAAGAGACGTTCGATCTGCACGCCGATTTCTCAGGCTCGCAAGGAGCCGACGGCAAGCGGCGGTTCCGCGCCAGCTACCTGCGCCTGCTCAAAGGGTGGATGTTCGATTCCAACGCGGCCGAGGGGGCGGTGCTGAAAGGCTGGGTGGAAAGCCGTTTCGGCCTGTTGCCCACCTATCACGGCGAACTGATCCGCCGCTTCGCGTCGGAAGCGTGGCAGCACTATGCGGAGCAGAAGCACTCCACCCGCTTCCACAACAACCACATCCACCTGCAGCTCGACCTGCTCTACGAATATTGCCAGTGGTGGATCCGGCGGGGGTGGCCGTGCGCGCCCATGCCGGCGCGGGCCCAGACCATCCGCCTTTACCGCGGCGTCAACAATTTCGAGGAACACCACATCGTCGCGCGCCCCGACAAGCGCACGGCGGTGCTGCGCCTGAACAACCTCAGCTCCTTTTCCATCGACCGCGACATAGCCGGCCAGTTCGGGGACTACATCCTTGAAGCGCAGGTTCCCGTTGTGAAAATAGTCTTCTTCCGCGACATCATCCCCCGCTACCCCTTCCAGGGGGAAGGGGAGTATCTGGTGGTCGGCGGCGATTACCGTGTGACGGTATCGCTGCTGTGA
- the apbC gene encoding iron-sulfur cluster carrier protein ApbC produces MAKVTEAQVIEALKTVVDPERGADIISLNMLSGLVVREGNVAFAIEVDPRRGAQAEPIRHAAEKAVDAVPGVTSVTAVLTAHRTAPPQQPAPQPGHGHHHGHGHGHGQPQKALVPGVKAIVAVASGKGGVGKSTTAANLALALAANGRTVGLLDADIYGPSMPRMLGIQGRPTSRDGRTLEPMENYGVKVMSMGFMVDEATPMIWRGPMVMGALQQMLGEVNWGELDVLVVDMPPGTGDAQLTMAQQVPLAGAVIVSTPQDIALLDARKGINMFRKVDVPVLGVIENMSYFCCPNCGHRTDIFSHGGARKEAEAFGADFLGEIPLDIAIRTTSDEGQPIVVSQPDSEHARQYRAIAEKVWEKVGPARSTPAAPRIVVE; encoded by the coding sequence ATGGCGAAGGTCACTGAAGCTCAAGTTATCGAGGCCCTGAAGACCGTTGTGGACCCGGAACGCGGAGCGGACATCATCAGCCTGAACATGCTGTCGGGGCTGGTGGTGCGCGAAGGCAACGTCGCCTTCGCCATCGAGGTGGACCCCCGCCGCGGCGCCCAGGCCGAACCCATCCGCCATGCCGCGGAAAAGGCGGTGGACGCCGTTCCCGGCGTCACCTCGGTCACCGCGGTGCTGACCGCCCACCGGACCGCCCCGCCGCAACAGCCCGCCCCGCAGCCGGGCCACGGCCATCATCACGGCCATGGGCATGGCCACGGCCAGCCGCAGAAGGCGCTGGTGCCGGGGGTGAAGGCCATCGTCGCCGTCGCCTCGGGCAAGGGCGGGGTGGGCAAATCCACCACCGCGGCCAACCTGGCGCTGGCGCTGGCGGCCAATGGCCGCACCGTCGGGCTGCTGGACGCCGACATCTACGGCCCGTCCATGCCGCGCATGCTGGGCATCCAGGGCCGCCCCACCAGCCGCGACGGCCGCACCCTGGAGCCGATGGAGAACTACGGCGTCAAGGTCATGTCCATGGGCTTCATGGTGGACGAGGCCACGCCGATGATCTGGCGCGGGCCGATGGTCATGGGCGCGCTCCAGCAGATGCTGGGCGAGGTGAACTGGGGCGAGCTGGACGTGCTGGTGGTGGACATGCCGCCGGGCACCGGCGATGCCCAGCTCACCATGGCGCAGCAGGTGCCGCTGGCCGGAGCCGTCATCGTCTCCACCCCCCAGGACATCGCGTTGCTGGACGCCCGCAAGGGCATCAACATGTTCCGCAAGGTGGACGTGCCGGTTCTGGGCGTCATCGAGAACATGAGCTATTTCTGCTGTCCCAACTGTGGCCACCGCACCGACATCTTCAGCCACGGCGGGGCGCGGAAGGAGGCGGAGGCGTTCGGCGCCGATTTCCTGGGTGAAATCCCGCTGGACATCGCCATCCGCACCACCTCCGACGAAGGCCAGCCCATCGTGGTGTCGCAGCCGGACTCCGAGCACGCCCGCCAGTACCGCGCCATCGCCGAAAAGGTCTGGGAAAAGGTCGGCCCGGCCCGCAGCACCCCCGCCGCCCCCCGCATCGTGGTGGAGTGA
- a CDS encoding ribonucleotide-diphosphate reductase subunit beta codes for MTASLAHMDPRALIGTGRVGLLDASGAYNVDRYPWAYAYWKKQQQVHWMGEEVPLGEDIKDWASARVSDGERNLLTQIFRFFTQSDVEVSDNYLKRYMPIFQPLEVQMMMAAFTNMETVHIDAYALLLTTLGMPQTEFAAFRDYAEMRAKADYMHSFGTGTVADVSRTLAMFGAFTEGMALFASFAMLLNFPRHNKMKGMGQIVTWSVRDESLHCEGIIRLFHEWNRETGALTPAVRDDILDVCRTMVGLEERFIELAFALGPVAGMRAEDIRAYVHYIADWRLTQLRLPTLYGYFKPVDGGYEAVKPHPLPWLVEILNGVEHANFFEQRATEYSKGASRGQWDGPDGVWASFDKRRGG; via the coding sequence ATGACCGCATCCCTTGCGCACATGGATCCGCGCGCCCTGATCGGCACGGGCCGTGTCGGGCTTCTCGACGCCTCCGGCGCCTACAATGTGGACCGCTACCCGTGGGCTTATGCCTATTGGAAAAAGCAGCAGCAGGTCCATTGGATGGGCGAGGAAGTGCCGCTGGGCGAGGACATCAAGGACTGGGCCTCCGCCCGCGTCAGCGACGGGGAACGGAACCTGCTGACGCAGATCTTCCGCTTCTTCACCCAGAGCGACGTGGAAGTGAGCGACAATTACCTGAAACGCTACATGCCGATCTTCCAGCCGCTGGAAGTGCAGATGATGATGGCCGCCTTCACCAACATGGAGACGGTGCACATCGACGCCTATGCCCTGCTGCTGACCACGCTGGGCATGCCGCAGACGGAATTCGCCGCCTTCCGCGACTATGCCGAGATGCGGGCCAAGGCCGATTACATGCACAGTTTCGGCACCGGCACGGTGGCCGACGTGTCGCGCACGCTGGCCATGTTCGGCGCCTTCACCGAGGGCATGGCCCTGTTCGCCAGCTTCGCCATGCTGCTGAACTTCCCCCGCCACAACAAGATGAAGGGGATGGGCCAGATCGTCACGTGGTCGGTGCGCGACGAGAGCCTGCATTGCGAGGGCATCATCCGCCTGTTTCACGAATGGAACCGCGAAACCGGCGCCCTGACGCCCGCGGTGCGCGACGACATCCTGGACGTTTGCCGCACCATGGTGGGGCTGGAGGAACGCTTCATCGAGCTGGCCTTCGCGCTCGGCCCCGTGGCGGGGATGCGGGCGGAGGATATCCGCGCGTACGTCCACTACATCGCCGACTGGCGCCTGACCCAGCTTCGCCTGCCCACACTCTACGGCTATTTCAAGCCGGTGGACGGCGGGTACGAGGCGGTGAAGCCCCATCCCCTGCCCTGGCTGGTGGAGATCCTGAACGGGGTGGAGCACGCCAACTTCTTCGAACAGCGCGCCACCGAATATTCCAAGGGCGCCAGCCGCGGCCAGTGGGACGGTCCGGACGGGGTGTGGGCCTCTTTCGACAAGCGGCGCGGGGGGTGA
- the hflK gene encoding FtsH protease activity modulator HflK — MPWTNQGGGGGGGPWGPPPGGGGGGQNPWGRPSGGGGGGGGPQPPDLEELLRRSQNRLKRVMPGGFGSGRGIGLVVLVIGLIWLASGIYRVGADEQGVVLRFGQWVRTEEPGLRYHLPAPIEAVYLPKVTNVNRIEIGYRSAGEGRRGDRDVADESLMLTGDENIIDIDFTVFWQIKDAGEFLFKIRDPEATVKKAAESAMREVIGRTELQPALTEARQQTEQATKQLLQAMLDEYQSGVLITQVQLQKADPPSPVIDAFNDVQRARSDRERLRNEAEAYRNDIIPRARGEAERLIQEASAYREQVVSLAQGDADRYTKIHEAYNLSKDVTSQRMYLETMESVLEGARKIIIDGKAAAGQGVVPYLPLNQLAPPASAPAAK; from the coding sequence ATGCCGTGGACGAATCAAGGTGGCGGTGGCGGGGGCGGCCCATGGGGACCGCCGCCGGGCGGCGGTGGCGGCGGCCAGAATCCCTGGGGCCGGCCATCGGGCGGCGGCGGCGGCGGGGGCGGCCCGCAGCCCCCCGACCTTGAAGAGCTTCTGCGCCGCAGCCAGAACCGGCTGAAACGAGTCATGCCCGGCGGCTTCGGCAGCGGGCGGGGGATCGGGCTGGTGGTGCTGGTGATCGGCCTGATCTGGCTGGCCAGCGGCATCTACCGCGTGGGTGCGGACGAACAGGGCGTGGTGCTGCGCTTCGGCCAGTGGGTCCGCACGGAAGAACCCGGCCTGCGCTATCACCTGCCCGCGCCGATCGAGGCGGTGTACCTGCCCAAGGTCACCAACGTGAACCGCATCGAGATCGGGTACCGCTCGGCGGGCGAAGGGCGGCGCGGCGACCGCGACGTCGCCGACGAATCGCTGATGCTGACCGGCGACGAGAACATCATCGACATCGATTTCACGGTGTTCTGGCAGATCAAGGACGCGGGCGAGTTCCTGTTCAAGATCCGCGACCCCGAAGCGACCGTGAAGAAGGCCGCCGAAAGCGCCATGCGCGAGGTCATCGGCCGCACCGAGCTGCAGCCCGCCCTGACCGAGGCCCGCCAGCAGACCGAGCAGGCCACCAAGCAGTTGCTGCAGGCCATGCTGGACGAATACCAGTCGGGCGTGCTGATCACCCAGGTGCAGTTGCAAAAGGCCGACCCGCCGTCGCCGGTCATCGACGCCTTCAACGACGTGCAGCGCGCCCGCTCCGACCGCGAACGCCTGCGCAACGAGGCCGAAGCCTACCGCAACGACATCATTCCCCGCGCCCGCGGCGAGGCGGAACGGCTGATCCAGGAAGCCTCGGCCTACCGCGAGCAGGTGGTGAGCCTGGCCCAGGGCGACGCCGACCGCTACACCAAGATCCACGAAGCCTATAACCTGTCCAAGGACGTCACCAGCCAGCGCATGTATCTGGAAACCATGGAAAGCGTTCTGGAAGGGGCGCGCAAGATCATCATCGACGGCAAGGCCGCCGCCGGGCAGGGCGTGGTGCCCTATCTGCCGCTGAACCAGCTGGCGCCGCCGGCGTCCGCTCCGGCGGCCAAGTAA
- a CDS encoding DUF2065 domain-containing protein: protein MEDLMTGLALVLVVEGVLYALFPGPMQRMIVQALTMTESQLRAAGLAAAVLGVAAVWLVRG from the coding sequence ATGGAAGATCTTATGACCGGGCTGGCGCTGGTCCTGGTGGTCGAGGGTGTGCTCTACGCCCTGTTCCCCGGACCGATGCAACGCATGATCGTGCAGGCGCTGACCATGACCGAATCACAATTGCGGGCTGCCGGGCTGGCCGCTGCGGTCCTGGGGGTGGCGGCGGTGTGGCTGGTGCGCGGATAG
- the draG gene encoding ADP-ribosyl-[dinitrogen reductase] hydrolase: MDPAIRSRALGAYLGLACGDALGATVEFLTKGEIAHQHGVHKHIKGGGWLRLAAGQVTDDTEMSIHLGRAILKAPAWDVRNAADEFAIWLKGVPVDVGDTTRRGIRRYIMNGTLEEPPGEHLGGNGAAMRNLPVVLATLGDEAACRSWSIEQGHITHNNPLADAALLALAAMVQRLILGGGVRDVREEVNALVAKHRAFKFEPYRGLSTAFIVDTMQTVMHYYFQTDSVESCVVETVNQGGDADTTGALAGMLAGATYGLESIPTRWLKKLDPKVKAEITQQTDDLLARAPLFSSP; this comes from the coding sequence ATCGACCCCGCCATCCGTTCCCGTGCGCTCGGCGCCTATCTCGGTCTTGCCTGCGGCGATGCCCTGGGCGCCACGGTGGAATTCCTGACCAAGGGCGAGATCGCGCACCAGCACGGCGTTCACAAGCACATCAAGGGCGGCGGCTGGCTGCGGCTGGCGGCGGGGCAGGTGACCGACGACACCGAGATGTCCATCCACCTGGGCCGCGCCATCCTCAAGGCCCCGGCGTGGGACGTGCGCAACGCCGCTGACGAATTCGCCATATGGTTGAAAGGTGTGCCGGTGGACGTGGGCGACACCACCCGCCGCGGCATCCGCCGCTACATCATGAACGGCACGCTGGAGGAGCCGCCGGGCGAGCATCTGGGCGGCAACGGGGCGGCTATGCGCAACCTGCCCGTGGTGTTGGCAACACTGGGCGACGAGGCGGCATGCCGGTCCTGGAGCATCGAGCAGGGTCACATCACCCACAACAACCCGCTGGCCGACGCCGCTCTGCTGGCGCTGGCGGCCATGGTGCAGCGGCTGATCCTGGGCGGCGGCGTGCGCGACGTGCGCGAGGAGGTCAATGCGCTGGTCGCCAAACATCGGGCGTTCAAGTTCGAACCCTACCGCGGCCTGTCCACCGCCTTCATCGTCGATACCATGCAGACGGTGATGCATTATTACTTCCAGACCGATTCGGTGGAAAGCTGCGTGGTGGAGACGGTGAACCAGGGCGGCGACGCTGACACCACCGGGGCGCTGGCCGGCATGCTGGCCGGGGCCACCTATGGCCTGGAGAGCATCCCCACCCGCTGGCTGAAGAAGCTGGACCCCAAGGTGAAGGCGGAAATCACCCAGCAGACCGACGATCTTCTGGCCCGCGCGCCGCTCTTTTCATCACCGTAA